The following coding sequences are from one Oscillatoria sp. FACHB-1407 window:
- a CDS encoding AraC family transcriptional regulator has product MTSKTLSHEMAIATSTHREILPIQRQLAIAKCAELAALIERHTSSERSGYYPTAIDPLAFVRCDTSKTIQDVSEPLFAMVVQGEKNLSLSEEDFQYGVAQYLVTSVDLPLSVCMIEATPDQPYLGLKLNLDPAQLCEIIVQTNPDINTRENSVRGLCISNASPSLIDCAIRLTELLDTPQDIPFLAPLIIREIYYRLLTDEQGEAVRQVATFGSNMQRIADVIKQIKTEFAQPLRVEELAEQANMSAASFHRHFKAVTSMSPLQYQKHLRLMNARQIMLAEAIDATQAAYRVGYESTSQFSREYSRMFGAPPIRDIERLRSV; this is encoded by the coding sequence ATGACGAGCAAGACACTGAGCCATGAAATGGCGATCGCCACTTCTACCCATAGAGAGATTTTGCCAATACAACGGCAATTGGCGATCGCCAAATGTGCAGAATTGGCAGCACTCATCGAGCGGCATACGAGCAGTGAGAGAAGTGGATATTATCCAACCGCGATCGATCCCTTAGCCTTCGTGCGATGCGATACTTCCAAAACCATTCAGGATGTCAGCGAACCACTGTTTGCGATGGTGGTGCAGGGCGAAAAGAACTTATCGCTCAGTGAAGAAGACTTTCAGTACGGGGTCGCTCAATATTTGGTAACGTCGGTGGATTTGCCACTGAGCGTTTGCATGATCGAGGCAACACCCGATCAGCCCTATCTCGGCTTAAAGCTGAATCTAGATCCAGCCCAACTCTGTGAAATTATTGTTCAAACAAATCCAGATATCAATACGCGAGAGAACTCTGTAAGAGGCTTGTGTATTAGTAATGCCAGTCCATCCTTGATTGATTGCGCCATTCGACTGACAGAACTTTTAGATACACCGCAGGATATTCCGTTTCTCGCTCCCCTGATTATCCGCGAAATCTATTACCGTCTCCTCACCGATGAACAAGGGGAAGCCGTTCGTCAGGTTGCCACCTTTGGCAGCAACATGCAGCGCATTGCAGATGTGATCAAACAAATCAAGACAGAGTTTGCCCAACCGTTGCGGGTTGAGGAGCTTGCTGAACAGGCGAATATGTCGGCAGCATCGTTTCATCGCCACTTTAAGGCAGTTACCTCTATGAGTCCGTTGCAATATCAAAAGCATCTGAGGCTGATGAATGCCCGTCAGATCATGCTTGCCGAGGCGATCGATGCAACTCAGGCAGCTTATCGAGTTGGTTATGAAAGTACCTCGCAGTTCAGTCGAGAATATTCCCGCATGTTTGGTGCGCCTCCCATCCGAGATATTGAACGGCTTCGATCGGTTTGA
- a CDS encoding SDR family oxidoreductase: MNANEKVVLITGANKGLGLEIARQLAQKNCMVLLGARDRNRGIKVAEMLKQVGNVQPIEIDYARPDTITQAAKTIDAEFGRLDILVNNAGMADPADGLPSQTDVTAVEHILATNFIGPLRVTQAMLSLIKKSTSGRIVNMSSELASLTLNGDPEWKFAQSKLLGYCASKAALNMLTVQLASELRDTNIKVNSADPGFTATDLNQFRGEQTIGEGAIEPVRLALLDDNGSTGGFSGRNGELPW; this comes from the coding sequence ATGAATGCGAATGAAAAAGTAGTTTTGATCACGGGAGCAAACAAGGGACTCGGCTTGGAGATTGCGCGTCAACTCGCTCAAAAGAACTGTATGGTGCTGCTGGGTGCCCGCGATCGCAATCGTGGAATAAAGGTAGCTGAGATGCTCAAGCAGGTTGGAAATGTTCAACCGATCGAAATCGATTACGCGCGTCCAGATACGATCACACAGGCGGCTAAAACCATCGACGCTGAATTCGGCAGGCTCGATATTTTAGTCAACAATGCAGGCATGGCTGATCCGGCTGATGGTCTGCCCAGTCAAACCGATGTAACCGCTGTTGAACATATCCTGGCGACCAACTTCATCGGTCCGTTGCGAGTCACACAAGCAATGCTGTCACTGATTAAAAAGTCAACCAGCGGTCGCATTGTGAATATGTCGAGCGAACTCGCATCACTCACACTCAATGGTGATCCAGAGTGGAAATTTGCCCAATCCAAGTTGCTGGGTTACTGCGCGTCTAAAGCGGCATTGAATATGCTCACCGTACAGTTGGCATCTGAATTACGTGACACCAACATCAAGGTGAATTCTGCCGATCCAGGGTTCACTGCCACCGACCTCAATCAATTTCGTGGAGAACAAACAATCGGGGAAGGAGCCATTGAACCCGTGCGACTAGCTTTGCTTGATGACAATGGATCGACTGGTGGTTTCTCTGGAAGAAATGGTGAACTTCCCTGGTAG
- a CDS encoding carboxymuconolactone decarboxylase family protein — protein sequence MKVAIALSRQTVYWRKVVNKIIAALGCMFITLLIVFLPAITTAQTRPATIAPQTQPEQSRRERGNQVINKLTSGAGQPVLDALRQDFPFLADAIVDYSLGEVWSRQGLDDRTRQLATVAAFAAAGNLPQLKIHAGYALRLGVTQDELKEIIYLTTVTAGFPRSIDAAQAMREVFTAQ from the coding sequence ATGAAAGTTGCGATCGCACTATCTCGACAGACTGTGTATTGGAGAAAAGTCGTCAACAAAATAATCGCTGCCCTGGGATGCATGTTTATTACGCTACTCATTGTGTTTCTACCTGCAATCACTACTGCACAAACTCGACCAGCAACAATTGCACCACAAACTCAACCAGAACAGAGTCGCCGCGAACGAGGCAATCAAGTTATCAATAAGCTAACCAGCGGGGCAGGGCAACCTGTACTCGATGCCCTCCGTCAGGATTTCCCATTTCTTGCAGATGCGATCGTTGATTATTCACTCGGTGAAGTCTGGTCGCGTCAGGGACTAGACGATCGCACCCGTCAGCTTGCCACCGTTGCCGCCTTTGCCGCCGCTGGAAATCTGCCACAACTAAAGATTCATGCAGGCTATGCCCTCAGACTTGGCGTAACGCAAGACGAACTTAAAGAAATCATTTACCTAACCACAGTAACAGCCGGTTTTCCGCGCTCGATTGATGCGGCACAAGCCATGAGAGAAGTCTTCACCGCGCAATAA
- the drmC gene encoding DISARM system phospholipase D-like protein DrmC — MTTFSPNLLEQVRQVTQEVPTSTLDSLIKVLMAAEQGEPFQMKPKLLQLLPRGSWRQAVSNLVDVWKAEASELDGKAMAIALSTAAHCQAKLRQELSAELVWTGPNPSSLPVRRTDQALLQLIRAAQQDLLIVSFAIYNIPEIVKALTAAIDRGVKVRIIAETPEASNGKIAYGMAASFGSQLLKRTQVYIWHKDKRPVDEQGRYGSLHAKCAVCDGQHLFISSANLTEYAMSLNIEMGVLIHNLSLAHQVIEQINSLISNGDLTQWESSASSLEELS, encoded by the coding sequence GTGACAACCTTCTCACCCAATCTGCTGGAACAAGTTCGCCAAGTCACTCAGGAGGTGCCCACCTCAACCTTGGACTCCCTGATTAAAGTTCTCATGGCAGCGGAACAGGGTGAACCATTTCAGATGAAACCCAAACTCCTGCAACTCCTGCCCAGAGGATCATGGCGACAGGCGGTGAGCAACCTAGTTGATGTGTGGAAGGCAGAAGCAAGTGAATTGGATGGGAAAGCAATGGCGATCGCTCTTTCAACGGCTGCTCACTGTCAAGCAAAATTGCGTCAGGAATTATCAGCAGAGTTGGTTTGGACAGGACCGAATCCCTCATCCCTTCCAGTGCGGCGAACCGATCAAGCTTTGCTACAACTGATTCGAGCCGCACAGCAGGATCTCCTGATTGTCAGCTTTGCCATTTACAACATCCCTGAAATTGTGAAGGCATTAACGGCTGCGATCGATCGAGGCGTTAAGGTTCGCATCATTGCTGAAACGCCAGAAGCAAGCAATGGCAAGATCGCCTATGGAATGGCAGCCAGCTTTGGTTCTCAACTCCTAAAACGTACTCAGGTCTACATCTGGCATAAAGACAAGCGCCCAGTAGATGAGCAAGGACGATACGGTTCCCTTCATGCCAAATGTGCAGTTTGTGATGGGCAGCATCTGTTCATCTCTAGTGCAAACCTGACTGAATATGCAATGTCACTCAATATCGAGATGGGAGTCTTGATTCACAATTTAAGTCTAGCCCATCAAGTAATTGAGCAAATCAATAGTCTGATCTCGAACGGTGATTTAACTCAGTGGGAGAGTTCTGCGTCATCTTTAGAAGAATTATCATAG
- the drmA gene encoding DISARM system helicase DrmA: protein MKIIKLPSILPGDLDLLAVNQQLRDRTAELDWSLVVSASEQHLAVLLAGLDLSDDAEVLGDSTLSETIAAKVVQVLESLPAQPKISQPKSTESKVTPAIWQSDTSGEMLDTHPPFIQGEAELEGTQDADATDFSVGEGRKNRGKYPGSALPRGEKGLGDERAILEPPSYYKIRAELEQAVLADLLGPAGGEYEEVDEARVSDRYLVGLLAPLHRRNRPDQPDDQLEQTDELAAAKTGTVEEGTEQLDDLAIGGTGTIDDGATETTNPAIETMFPSSLGMSFCVSGTAKTIRIKAGWGQYERTKSEYWETPTGTPKTVWRRYPVVGQSPPIPLETGGIDSWRIDPDRDVYVRGQVRPCGDDWIISLFLVNEQREPDRSPDQAWLFQPELSVESADPNQPDIFLRKAQQRSLGKLDPVQYAEEQAMEMLYRHQVEFAAGHGTGVHAELAQGSTDRATRLRTCVVPTYEVPKTDAPTPDEIPGLTGLVLDMKELAESTATDLIGKLTPLVTAYADWITHQATRITDSMAKLQGYEAIAKDTLANCTRALERIRTGLDLLQSDPQALESFQFMNRAMWQQRVHSILSEQKRRGEEVELDTVDISKNRSWRPFQLAFILLNLPSITDLNHPDRSHETEAIADLLWFPTGGGKTEAYLGLTAYTIGLRRLQGVVAGRSGESGVAVLMRYTLRLLTLQQFQRATALICACEAIRRENPVKWGKEPFRIGLWVGQKTTPNRTEQSEEFLKQKLGQYQPTSSGSPHQLTNCPWCGSKIDPGKQHIKVESFAKGQARTLIYCGDALGRCLFTQKQSPTEGLPILVVDEEIYRRLPTLLIATVDKFAQMPWNGAVQMLFGQVEGYCQRHGFVSPEFQKDCSSSHLAKYGQPLAKTLPHNPLRPPDLIIQDELHLISGPLGTLVGLYETAVDKLCSWMVDGKTVRPKVIASTATIRQAREQIHHLFLRQVQVFPPQGLDVTDNFFSLQREPSEEYPGRRYLGICATGRRLKAALIRVYTAVLAASQALYEKYGEAVDPWMTTVGYFNSMRELGGTRRLVDDDIQSRLGKMDQRGLARRSRIEVKELTSRIASTDIPIVLDALEVPFNPNRDKKTDPRKPIDVLLATNMISVGVDVRRLGAMVVTGQPKTTAEYIQATSRVGRTFPGIVFTVYNWARPRDLSHYEQFEHYHATFYKHVEALSVTPFAPRAIDRGLAALLVSLVRLKGVELNKNDKAGRIDRNHPYIQEAVDAIVTRAANVNGPKTGELVKQALETKLDYWLSQISKLEGGAQLGYQSQKDGVTKGLLEHPDAYGLKTFTCLNSLRNVEPTIGLILDDRIPDDDFRSPQPMPSSS from the coding sequence ATGAAGATCATTAAGCTTCCATCCATTCTCCCTGGTGACTTAGATTTGTTAGCTGTCAATCAGCAGTTGCGCGATCGCACTGCCGAACTAGATTGGAGTTTGGTTGTGTCAGCGTCTGAGCAGCATCTGGCTGTATTACTGGCAGGTTTAGATCTCTCTGATGATGCAGAGGTACTGGGCGACAGCACCTTATCGGAAACGATCGCCGCAAAAGTAGTGCAGGTACTTGAGTCATTACCAGCACAGCCTAAAATCTCTCAACCAAAATCAACTGAATCCAAAGTTACCCCTGCTATCTGGCAATCAGATACTTCAGGGGAAATGTTAGATACTCACCCTCCTTTTATTCAGGGAGAAGCTGAACTGGAGGGAACACAAGATGCAGATGCGACTGATTTCTCTGTTGGAGAAGGAAGGAAAAACAGAGGTAAATACCCTGGTTCGGCTCTCCCACGCGGGGAGAAGGGGTTGGGGGATGAGAGGGCAATCCTCGAACCACCCTCCTATTACAAAATCCGAGCTGAGCTAGAACAAGCAGTCCTCGCTGATCTCTTAGGTCCGGCGGGGGGAGAGTACGAAGAAGTCGATGAAGCACGAGTGAGCGATCGCTACTTAGTTGGCTTACTCGCCCCGTTACACCGCCGTAACCGCCCCGACCAACCGGATGACCAGCTAGAACAAACCGATGAACTGGCAGCCGCCAAAACCGGAACGGTTGAAGAAGGGACAGAACAACTGGATGACCTGGCGATTGGTGGGACAGGTACGATCGACGATGGCGCGACTGAAACGACCAACCCAGCGATCGAAACCATGTTTCCCTCCTCACTCGGTATGAGTTTTTGCGTGAGCGGGACTGCCAAAACCATTCGCATCAAAGCAGGATGGGGACAATACGAGCGCACGAAGAGTGAATACTGGGAAACACCCACAGGCACACCGAAAACGGTTTGGCGCAGGTATCCAGTGGTGGGGCAATCTCCTCCTATTCCCCTTGAAACGGGTGGAATTGATTCCTGGCGCATTGACCCAGATCGAGACGTGTATGTGCGGGGGCAGGTTCGCCCTTGTGGAGACGACTGGATTATCAGTTTGTTCTTAGTGAACGAACAGCGGGAACCGGATCGCTCTCCTGACCAGGCATGGCTATTTCAACCTGAATTGAGCGTTGAGTCTGCCGACCCCAATCAACCCGATATTTTCCTTCGCAAAGCTCAACAGCGATCGCTCGGCAAACTTGACCCCGTGCAGTATGCCGAAGAACAAGCGATGGAAATGCTCTATCGCCATCAAGTAGAATTTGCCGCTGGGCATGGAACTGGAGTTCACGCCGAATTAGCCCAGGGCAGTACCGACCGGGCAACTCGTCTTCGGACCTGTGTTGTCCCCACCTACGAAGTTCCCAAAACTGATGCTCCTACCCCTGACGAAATTCCAGGACTGACAGGACTTGTTCTAGATATGAAGGAGTTAGCCGAGTCTACGGCGACTGACTTGATTGGTAAACTCACTCCCCTGGTCACAGCTTATGCCGACTGGATTACCCACCAAGCGACTCGTATCACTGATTCAATGGCTAAGTTGCAGGGGTATGAAGCGATCGCTAAAGATACCCTAGCCAACTGCACCCGCGCATTAGAGCGAATTAGAACAGGTTTAGACCTTCTGCAATCTGATCCACAAGCCTTAGAATCATTCCAATTCATGAATCGGGCAATGTGGCAGCAGCGGGTTCATTCAATCCTTTCCGAACAGAAACGTCGAGGCGAGGAGGTTGAACTAGACACGGTTGATATTTCTAAAAACCGTTCCTGGCGACCGTTCCAGCTTGCCTTTATTCTGCTGAACCTGCCTAGCATCACTGACCTAAACCATCCCGATCGCAGCCATGAAACCGAGGCGATCGCCGACTTGCTCTGGTTCCCAACAGGCGGTGGTAAGACGGAAGCCTATCTGGGACTAACCGCTTACACGATCGGACTCAGGCGATTACAGGGAGTCGTCGCCGGACGCTCTGGAGAATCGGGTGTTGCCGTTCTCATGCGCTACACACTACGACTCTTAACCCTCCAGCAGTTCCAACGAGCAACTGCCTTAATCTGTGCCTGTGAAGCCATCCGCCGGGAGAATCCCGTCAAGTGGGGCAAAGAACCGTTCCGCATCGGCTTGTGGGTGGGTCAGAAAACTACACCCAACCGCACGGAGCAAAGCGAGGAATTCCTCAAACAAAAGCTGGGGCAGTATCAACCGACTAGCAGTGGCTCTCCTCACCAGCTTACGAATTGCCCCTGGTGTGGCTCTAAGATTGACCCTGGTAAGCAACACATCAAGGTAGAGTCGTTTGCCAAAGGACAGGCACGCACTCTGATTTACTGTGGGGATGCGCTGGGTCGCTGTCTATTTACTCAAAAACAATCACCCACTGAAGGTTTACCAATTCTAGTGGTGGATGAAGAGATTTATCGGCGTTTGCCAACGCTCTTGATCGCAACGGTCGATAAGTTCGCTCAGATGCCCTGGAATGGGGCGGTTCAAATGCTGTTTGGACAGGTTGAAGGCTATTGTCAGCGGCATGGATTTGTATCCCCCGAATTCCAGAAGGATTGTTCCAGTAGTCACCTTGCCAAATACGGTCAGCCCCTAGCGAAAACTCTTCCCCACAACCCGTTGCGTCCACCCGATTTGATTATCCAGGACGAGCTACACCTGATTAGTGGACCGCTGGGAACACTGGTCGGTCTATATGAAACGGCTGTTGATAAGCTTTGTTCCTGGATGGTAGACGGTAAAACCGTTCGTCCCAAAGTCATTGCTTCAACCGCAACCATTCGCCAAGCTCGCGAACAAATTCATCACCTTTTCCTCCGCCAAGTGCAGGTCTTTCCGCCGCAAGGCTTGGATGTCACCGATAATTTCTTCTCCCTCCAGCGCGAACCAAGCGAGGAGTATCCTGGACGGCGCTATCTGGGCATTTGTGCCACAGGACGCAGGCTCAAAGCTGCACTGATTCGGGTTTACACCGCTGTGCTTGCCGCATCTCAGGCACTTTATGAAAAATATGGGGAAGCCGTTGACCCCTGGATGACAACCGTGGGCTACTTCAACTCCATGCGAGAGTTAGGCGGGACACGACGACTCGTGGATGACGACATCCAATCACGCTTAGGCAAGATGGATCAACGGGGGTTAGCACGGCGATCGCGCATTGAAGTCAAAGAACTCACCTCCCGTATCGCCTCCACCGATATTCCCATCGTCCTGGATGCCCTGGAAGTCCCCTTTAACCCAAATCGGGACAAGAAAACTGATCCTCGTAAACCCATCGACGTGTTGCTGGCAACCAACATGATTTCGGTGGGTGTAGACGTGCGGCGATTAGGCGCGATGGTGGTAACAGGTCAACCGAAGACAACAGCAGAGTACATTCAGGCGACTTCCCGTGTCGGACGAACCTTTCCCGGTATTGTCTTCACTGTCTATAACTGGGCACGACCCAGAGATTTGTCTCACTACGAGCAGTTTGAACATTATCACGCCACGTTCTATAAACACGTTGAAGCTCTTTCGGTTACACCGTTTGCCCCGCGTGCGATCGATCGCGGTCTAGCCGCACTACTTGTTTCATTGGTGCGATTGAAGGGTGTTGAACTCAACAAAAACGACAAGGCTGGACGAATCGATCGCAATCATCCCTACATTCAAGAAGCCGTTGATGCGATCGTGACTCGTGCTGCTAATGTCAATGGACCTAAAACAGGAGAACTGGTCAAGCAAGCTCTAGAAACGAAATTAGATTACTGGTTAAGCCAAATTTCCAAGTTAGAAGGTGGAGCGCAGCTTGGATACCAGTCACAGAAAGATGGAGTAACAAAGGGGTTGCTGGAGCACCCTGATGCTTATGGATTGAAAACCTTCACCTGTCTCAATTCCCTGCGAAATGTGGAACCAACGATCGGACTCATCCTCGACGATCGCATTCCTGACGACGACTTTCGTTCTCCCCAACCCATGCCCAGTTCATCGTGA
- the istB gene encoding IS21-like element helper ATPase IstB has product MQEGWSYAQFLLQLCESEVHHRWQSWLKRALSEAQLPTGKTLSNFDWSHVPKLNPAPIRQLAEDPSWLARSDNCLIFGASGVGKTHIAAAIARSMVEFGKRVKFFSAIALVQHLQQAKLHLQLQAALKKLDRFDLIVLDDLGYVKKSEAETSVLFELIAHRYERKSLLITANQPFSQWDTIFADSMMTVAAVDRLVHHALIIDIQAESYRKQSAQARSPSLT; this is encoded by the coding sequence ATGCAGGAGGGGTGGTCCTACGCCCAGTTCTTGCTGCAACTGTGCGAATCGGAGGTACACCATCGCTGGCAAAGTTGGCTCAAACGTGCCCTCTCAGAAGCGCAACTGCCAACCGGCAAAACCCTCTCCAACTTTGATTGGTCCCATGTGCCCAAGCTTAATCCTGCACCCATCCGGCAACTCGCAGAAGACCCCTCCTGGTTAGCACGCTCAGACAATTGCCTCATTTTTGGGGCTTCAGGCGTTGGCAAAACCCATATCGCTGCCGCCATTGCTCGCTCCATGGTGGAGTTTGGTAAACGCGTCAAGTTCTTTTCCGCTATCGCCCTGGTGCAACACCTGCAGCAGGCAAAGCTGCACTTACAACTGCAAGCGGCCCTCAAAAAACTCGACCGCTTTGACTTGATCGTCCTCGATGACTTAGGTTATGTCAAAAAGTCGGAAGCGGAAACCAGTGTGTTGTTTGAACTCATTGCCCATCGTTATGAGCGCAAGAGTTTGCTCATTACGGCCAACCAACCGTTTAGTCAGTGGGATACAATCTTTGCTGACTCGATGATGACGGTCGCAGCGGTCGATAGGCTGGTCCATCATGCCCTCATTATTGATATTCAAGCCGAGAGCTACCGCAAGCAGTCTGCCCAAGCGCGATCTCCCTCACTCACTTGA
- a CDS encoding SDR family oxidoreductase, with amino-acid sequence MTTHENTQKVVLITGASSGIGEATARLLARNGLRVVLGARRTDRLEAIASEIREKGGVAEYRALDVTNLEDMQAIVEFAENKFGHLDVVVNNAGIMPLAKLEALKIDEWNRMIDVNIRGVLHGIAAALPVFKQQQSGQFVNISSIGGHIVYPTAAVYCATKFAVWAISEGLRQESTDIRVTIISPGVTQSELPSTTTDAEAAQWLEEFRGAVIPPDAIARAIAFAIEQPADVDVNEIIVRPLGQPS; translated from the coding sequence ATGACGACCCATGAAAACACCCAAAAAGTTGTGCTGATTACAGGTGCAAGTAGCGGCATTGGTGAAGCAACCGCCAGATTACTGGCTCGCAACGGTCTACGAGTTGTGTTGGGCGCACGGCGTACCGATCGCCTTGAAGCGATCGCCTCCGAAATCCGTGAGAAAGGGGGCGTAGCAGAATATCGTGCCCTGGATGTCACTAACCTCGAAGACATGCAAGCCATTGTTGAGTTTGCAGAAAATAAGTTTGGTCATCTGGATGTCGTAGTCAACAATGCAGGTATCATGCCACTCGCCAAGCTAGAGGCATTAAAGATCGACGAGTGGAACCGCATGATTGATGTCAATATTCGCGGTGTCCTCCACGGCATCGCGGCTGCCCTCCCTGTTTTCAAGCAGCAACAGTCTGGACAGTTTGTAAATATCTCCTCCATTGGTGGACACATCGTCTATCCGACAGCAGCCGTGTACTGCGCAACCAAGTTTGCCGTCTGGGCAATCTCTGAGGGACTGCGGCAGGAATCGACGGATATCCGGGTTACGATCATCTCGCCCGGAGTGACCCAATCTGAACTTCCCAGCACCACCACCGACGCTGAAGCAGCGCAGTGGTTAGAGGAATTTCGTGGAGCCGTAATTCCACCCGATGCGATCGCTCGTGCCATTGCCTTTGCGATCGAGCAGCCCGCAGATGTAGATGTGAATGAAATTATTGTCCGACCGCTTGGGCAGCCCAGTTAA
- the drmB gene encoding DUF1998 domain-containing protein, with protein sequence MAQAQTRNKVGELRPSQILFSAGIGSVIDLPNLSTMVMGLDDWDITHATELGEERLLAAVKRSLSHSVKRLLSPPLPPESDSVPNLLDESQRVGIPVSPFPTWMLCPNCRLLAPLQSGLFDLKTDRFRPDQNRYIHTNCPRGKFPPTVIPARFLVACKHGHLDDFPWRYFVHRGVDCGGGTLRLNEYGVSGSAADIEVKCDGCGANRRMSDAFGEPGKKFMPQCRGRHVHLRNFDEGGCDQQMVGILLGASNSWFPITLSALSIPTAVDKLAQLVEKHWTVLEKAVSLEVLAAFRLIGQLKEFAKYSDAELWAQVQQKRSATSDDGDEESKDIKTPEWQMFSNADTSLNSADFWLTPVAAPKGYESYFNKVVLVERLREVRALVGFTRIESPGDFVETGEIPEDFWAPLSRQEPKWVPATEVRGEGLFIQFSEQAIAQWENLPQLKDYKKQSIEAHQRWRTARSLDPNANYPGVRYILLHSFAHALMRQLAIECGYTAASLRERIYSKSPQDDNGPMAGILIYTAAPDSEGTLGGLVSLGEPAALGRHIDQALDQMRLCASDPLCAEHSPLQNPNVLHWAACHACLFSPETSCERGNKYLDRTLLIPTVKTELSSIAFFKDLM encoded by the coding sequence ATGGCACAAGCACAAACTCGCAATAAAGTCGGTGAACTGCGTCCTAGCCAAATTCTCTTTTCGGCTGGCATTGGCTCTGTGATAGATCTGCCCAACCTTTCCACAATGGTGATGGGATTAGATGATTGGGATATTACCCACGCCACAGAACTGGGAGAGGAACGGTTACTTGCAGCCGTGAAGCGATCGCTCAGTCATTCGGTCAAACGACTGCTGTCACCACCCCTACCCCCTGAATCCGATAGCGTCCCTAATTTACTCGATGAGAGCCAACGTGTTGGCATTCCAGTATCCCCTTTCCCCACTTGGATGCTCTGTCCAAACTGTCGTCTGCTGGCTCCACTCCAATCCGGACTGTTTGATCTGAAGACCGATCGCTTCCGTCCCGACCAAAACCGCTATATCCATACCAACTGTCCGAGAGGAAAGTTCCCACCCACCGTGATTCCTGCCCGATTTTTAGTGGCGTGTAAGCATGGGCATCTGGACGATTTCCCCTGGCGATATTTCGTTCATCGCGGGGTTGATTGTGGAGGGGGTACATTACGACTGAACGAGTACGGTGTGTCTGGTTCTGCGGCAGATATTGAAGTGAAATGCGATGGTTGCGGTGCGAATCGCCGGATGTCCGATGCCTTTGGTGAACCGGGCAAGAAGTTTATGCCTCAGTGTCGCGGTCGCCACGTTCACTTGCGGAATTTTGATGAGGGCGGCTGTGACCAGCAGATGGTGGGTATTTTGCTGGGCGCTTCCAATAGCTGGTTTCCGATAACCCTCTCTGCCCTCTCGATTCCAACCGCAGTGGATAAGCTGGCGCAGTTAGTTGAGAAGCACTGGACGGTGCTGGAGAAAGCCGTCAGCCTGGAAGTTCTAGCAGCTTTTCGGCTGATTGGGCAGTTGAAGGAGTTTGCCAAGTATTCAGATGCGGAGCTTTGGGCACAGGTGCAACAAAAGCGATCCGCAACCTCAGATGATGGGGACGAGGAGTCAAAGGATATCAAAACTCCAGAATGGCAGATGTTCTCCAATGCTGATACGAGCCTTAACTCGGCAGATTTTTGGCTCACACCTGTTGCCGCGCCCAAAGGCTACGAGTCTTACTTCAATAAGGTGGTGTTGGTTGAACGATTGCGAGAAGTTCGTGCCCTAGTCGGATTCACCCGCATCGAATCTCCTGGAGACTTTGTGGAAACGGGTGAGATTCCCGAAGATTTCTGGGCACCGTTAAGTCGTCAGGAACCAAAATGGGTGCCAGCTACGGAAGTCCGTGGTGAAGGGCTGTTTATTCAGTTCAGTGAACAGGCGATCGCCCAATGGGAAAACTTGCCTCAACTGAAGGATTACAAGAAGCAGAGCATAGAGGCACATCAGCGTTGGCGCACAGCACGTTCCCTTGACCCCAATGCCAATTACCCCGGTGTTCGCTATATTCTCTTGCATTCCTTTGCCCATGCCCTGATGCGACAGTTAGCGATCGAGTGCGGTTATACCGCAGCCAGTCTGCGGGAGCGGATCTACTCGAAATCTCCTCAAGATGATAACGGACCAATGGCAGGGATTTTGATCTACACTGCTGCCCCCGATAGTGAAGGCACATTAGGTGGCTTGGTGAGTTTGGGTGAACCTGCTGCCCTCGGTCGCCATATTGATCAGGCATTAGATCAAATGCGACTGTGCGCTTCCGATCCCTTGTGTGCAGAGCATAGTCCTTTACAGAACCCGAATGTTCTCCATTGGGCTGCCTGCCATGCTTGCCTCTTCAGTCCAGAAACGTCTTGCGAGCGAGGGAACAAGTATCTCGATCGCACGCTGCTTATTCCAACAGTCAAGACCGAACTATCCTCGATCGCCTTCTTCAAGGATCTGATGTGA
- a CDS encoding Y-family DNA polymerase, with protein sequence MSENHLAIRCRLDLTGFSQHNRVEYGQQMRQSVKQWTGIPVSIGIAPTKTLAKIANHRAKADPIK encoded by the coding sequence TTGAGTGAAAACCATCTAGCAATTCGTTGCAGACTTGACTTAACGGGTTTTAGTCAGCACAACCGAGTCGAGTACGGGCAGCAGATGCGTCAGAGCGTTAAGCAGTGGACTGGAATCCCAGTATCGATCGGCATTGCTCCGACTAAAACCCTGGCCAAAATTGCCAACCACAGGGCAAAAGCAGATCCTATTAAGTGA